One window from the genome of Palaemon carinicauda isolate YSFRI2023 chromosome 24, ASM3689809v2, whole genome shotgun sequence encodes:
- the LOC137618396 gene encoding zinc finger MYM-type protein 1-like, with protein MANAVVREICNDVNQMSTQFGLITDGTQDIQGNEQEAVCVRYVDDKLNVHEELLGLYQVSATTGVFLSKMLRAQTYDGASNMSGKYKGCQAEIKKVQPLALYVHCGAHVTHLIISKAIPNSHFIKNALDNLQELGTLYRSSGKFKHMYLNIHTDDLNTPSPTSLKPICPTRWLTRYAAVKALLDNYSDVLAALQEAAKELGSTTASRAAGLYKCLSSGECLLGLYGSLPLIQCLENFNKSLQGSKVTVSGMLEAAEVIIKSIQSLRCEHKFKRLFEEAEQKLHLCDLDAIPLPRKKKIPKRLDQGLGFASNYCHDSAEEFYRVEFFSVIDAAVLNIKEYFTSIDLTEYQDLSSVLLTGTHKPEIITKYPELNESLNQQLDFFHNQFKGSTVEDYRKIFADMVPEVRRMFPQVEALLRLLLVSPVSSCTAKRSFSALRRLKTWLRSSMSQQRLNHLMICHVHHDRLATLSPQAIAEEFIRAEDKRRTIFGRF; from the coding sequence ATGGCCAATGCTGTAGTTAGAGAAATCTGCAATGATGTTAATCAAATGTCAACACAGTTTGGCCTTATTACTGATGGAACCCAAGATATCCAAGGCAATGAACAGGAGGCTGTGTGTGTGCGATATGTCGATGACAAACTCAATGTTCATGAAGAGCTGCTAGGATTGTACCAAGTGTCGGCAACTACAGGAGTGTTTCTTAGTAAAATGCTCCGGGCTCAAACATATGATGGTGCCAGTAACATGTCAGGAAAATATAAAGGCTGTCAGGCAGAGATAAAGAAGGTGCAACCACTAGCTCTGTATGTGCATTGTGGAGCTCATGTTACCCACCTAATTATCAGCAAGGCCATACCAAATTCTCATTTCATAAAAAATGCTTTAGACAACCTTCAAGAGCTAGGCACCCTCTACAGAAGTTCAGGAAAGTTCAAACATATGTACCTTAATATTCACACAGATGATCTCAACACTCCTTCACCAACAAGTTTGAAGCCAATATGTCCTACACGGTGGCTTACACGATATGCTGCAGTGAAAGCATTATTAGATAATTATTCTGATGTACTGGCTGCCCTCCAGGAGGCAGCAAAGGAGTTAGGGTCAACAACTGCATCCCGAGCAGCAGGTTTGTACAAATGTTTGTCCTCAGGGGAATGTCTACTTGGATTATATGGATCACTTCCTCTTATTCAATGTCTAGAAAACTTCAACAAGAGCCTACAAGGATCAAAAGTGACAGTATCTGGAATGCTAGAAGCTGCAGAGGTTATCATAAAGAGCATACAGTCACTTCGATGCGAGCACAAATTCAAGAgattatttgaagaagcagaacaGAAGCTCCATCTGTGTGACCTAGACGcaattcctcttccaagaaagaaaaaaataccaaagaggCTAGACCAAGGATTAGGATTTGCCTCTAACTACTGTCATGACTCAGCTGAAGAGTTTTATCGAGTTGAGTTCTTCAGTGTTATTGATGCTGCCGTACTGAATATTAAAGAATACTTCACTTCCATTGATCTCACCGAGTATCAAGATTTATCATCAGTACTGTTGACTGGGACACATAAGCCAGAAATTATCACTAAGTATCCAGAACTCAATGAATCTCTGAATCAGCAACTCGATTTCTTCCACAACCAGTTTAAGGGGTCAACAGTTGAAGATTATAGAAAGATCTTCGCAGATATGGTACCAGAAGTTCGCCGAATGTTTCCTCAGGTAGAAGCATTGTTACGCCTTTTACTTGTCTCCCCAGTAAGTTCCTGCACAGCTAAGAGGTCATTCAGTGCTCTCAGACGATTGAAGACATGGTTACGTAGCAGTATGAGTCAGCAACGCCTTAACCACCTCATGATTTGCCATGTACATCATGACCGTCTAGCTACCTTAAGTCCACAGGCGATTGCTGAGGAGTTCATCCGAGCAGAAGACAAACGAAGGACCATTTTTGGTAGATTCTGA